From Coccinella septempunctata chromosome 4, icCocSept1.1, whole genome shotgun sequence, a single genomic window includes:
- the LOC123311726 gene encoding uncharacterized protein LOC123311726 yields the protein MGNLPLPRISQVKPFLHSGVDYGGPFTIFMSRYRGAKKCKSYICLFVCMSTKAMHLELASDLSSDAFLACLRRFVSRRGRCAHLYSDQGTNFVGSSNEIKNMLRDTTSAETIEHHFLPGNAPHMGGLWESGIKAVKTHLKRVIGEQVLTYEEFYTVLTQIEAVLNSRPLTPLSSDVNDLSEYLHTLQQRSKWLTSSPPPAIGTLVLIKSDNAPPLQWEMGRIMKVHPGLDNVVRVATVKTRRGTLKRPLLKLCPLPIDDVKA from the coding sequence ATGGGCAATCTACCTTTGCCCAGAATATCTCAAGTAAAGCCCTTTTTGCATTCCGGTGTTGACTACGGAGGTCCTTTCACAATATTCATGAGTCGATATCGAGGCGCCAAGAAATGTAAATCTTACATATGTTTATTTGTTTGCATGTCAACTAAGGCCATGCATCTGGAATTGGCCTCGGATTTGAGCAGTGATGCATTTTTGGCATGTTTGAGAAGATTTGTCTCGCGGCGAGGTCGATGCGCGCATCTCTATTCCGATCAGGGTACTAATTTCGTAGGATCCAGCAACGAAATTAAAAATATGCTTAGGGATACAACGAGTGCTGAAACTATCGAACATCACTTCCTTCCGGGTAACGCACCCCATATGGGTGGACTGTGGGAGTCAGGAATTAAAGcggtgaaaacacatttgaagaGGGTAATCGGTGAACAAGTTCTCACCTACGAAGAATTTTACACTGTTTTAACGCAGATCGAAGCAGTGCTGAATTCACGGCCTCTCACCCCCCTCAGTTCGGACGTGAATGATTTGTCGGAGTATTTACATACCCTTCAACAACGCAGTAAGTGGCTCACTTCATCCCCCCCTCCAGCGATAGGGACATTGGTCCTCATTAAAAGTGACAATGCACCCCCATTACAATGGGAGATGGGACGTATTATGAAAGTCCATCCTGGATTAGATAACGTAGTCCGAGTTGCTACGGTGAAAACACGACGCGGTACCTTGAAAAGACCGCTTCTTAAGTTATGCCCGTTGCCCATTGATGATGTAAAAGCTTGA